A stretch of Crossiella cryophila DNA encodes these proteins:
- a CDS encoding AfsR/SARP family transcriptional regulator — protein MTFGVLGPLVAADEHGPVTLKGPRQRAILARLLIARRRVVPVRTLINDLWADPPDGALGALQTFINTLRQSLEPGRAPRTPATLLVTETPGYALRTAPDAVDATRFEVALATLDLSTLDKALALWRGAAYAEFAEEPWARPEIARLDELRLLAVERRAEAALAQGQSAAVAADLRAHITTHPWREHAWQLLALALYRTGRQHDALEALRTARNALVTELGVDPGPALRQLEADILAQAPHLDAPRTHPTATPATASPVTATAVTATAVTATSATATLHPLHAPSHPGRATEAAQPTPLPGLAPGPPHPGQATDSPQPPSPLNPPLLGRGTELALLTRTPPRLHLSLISGEPGSGKTALAEALTSTLAAQGWRTAWGRNPEHPDTPATWPWTQILTALATHHPLPATPPEDRFHFHRTVLSYVDTLARQAPLLLVLDDLHRATEETLALLATLVTEPPPRPIRIVATHRSTQITPGLADLLARIAPAEPTRVYLTGLPESATADLVRTTAQRELPARVLHAIHERSGGNPFFARELARHYETQGDLAVPAGVREVIRHRLGALSADARTVLRQAAVIGRDPDLDLLITLSGNENLVLDTLDAALLLGFLTESGPDRLRFAHALVRDTLYEEVSESRRSRWHATLAHTLESLRPNDIDALAHHHLLAGSRAPADRRAHYAAAAARLAESRFAPHEAARHYQAALDAHDGDPRTRLELRMGLIRNQAVTGHLHTARDQRAGTLAEAESLGDPELTARVIAAFDVPGSWTTHDDPAIAAQVVAVTERTLAALPPHRIADRARLLATLAMELRGTRSTRARTAAAEAESLARELTDPALLAFALNGRFLHTFDHAGMSPERAALGHELLALSGEHGLITFEVLAHLILIQACAARSDFAAADQHATAVDQLADRHQLPLVAVFTEFYAALRHSAAGRFTESEAAYRAAATRLDTAGMPGLANSLLPLSLLSLDLQRNSQSTVDLTAEWGPYLDWVRPLALLASGERPAALAAARALPDTPADLLTEARLALLARTAVALRDRELIERAHTELLPAAGELAGAGSGLLTFGPVTGYLAELAAALGR, from the coding sequence ATGACCTTCGGCGTACTCGGCCCGCTGGTGGCCGCGGACGAGCACGGCCCGGTCACCCTCAAAGGTCCCCGTCAGCGCGCCATCCTGGCCCGGCTGCTGATCGCCCGCCGCCGGGTGGTCCCGGTCCGCACCCTCATCAACGACCTGTGGGCAGACCCGCCCGACGGCGCCCTTGGCGCGCTCCAGACCTTCATCAACACCCTCCGCCAGTCCCTGGAGCCAGGCCGCGCCCCCAGGACCCCCGCCACCCTGCTGGTCACCGAGACCCCCGGCTACGCCCTGCGCACCGCCCCCGACGCGGTCGACGCCACCCGGTTCGAGGTCGCCCTCGCCACCCTCGACCTGTCCACATTGGACAAAGCCCTCGCCCTGTGGCGCGGTGCCGCCTACGCCGAGTTCGCCGAAGAACCCTGGGCCCGCCCGGAAATCGCCCGCCTGGACGAACTCCGCCTGCTGGCCGTCGAACGCCGAGCCGAAGCCGCCCTGGCGCAAGGCCAGTCCGCCGCGGTCGCCGCCGACCTGCGCGCCCACATCACCACCCACCCCTGGCGCGAACACGCCTGGCAGCTACTGGCCCTGGCCCTCTACCGCACCGGCCGCCAGCACGACGCCCTGGAAGCCCTGCGTACCGCGAGAAACGCCCTGGTCACCGAGTTGGGCGTGGACCCGGGTCCCGCCCTCCGCCAGTTGGAAGCGGACATCCTCGCCCAGGCCCCACACCTGGACGCCCCACGCACACACCCAACCGCGACCCCCGCCACCGCGAGCCCCGTCACCGCCACCGCCGTCACCGCCACCGCCGTCACCGCGACCTCCGCCACCGCGACCCTGCACCCCCTCCACGCCCCCTCGCACCCCGGCCGCGCCACCGAAGCCGCCCAGCCAACCCCACTGCCCGGTCTCGCCCCGGGACCCCCGCACCCCGGCCAAGCCACCGATTCGCCCCAACCACCCTCGCCCCTCAACCCCCCACTCCTGGGCCGCGGCACCGAACTCGCCCTCCTGACCCGCACCCCACCCCGCCTGCACCTGTCCCTCATCTCCGGCGAACCCGGCTCCGGCAAAACCGCCCTCGCCGAAGCCCTCACCAGCACCCTCGCCGCCCAAGGCTGGCGCACCGCCTGGGGCCGCAACCCCGAACACCCCGACACCCCCGCCACCTGGCCCTGGACCCAGATCCTGACCGCCCTCGCCACCCACCACCCCCTCCCCGCCACACCCCCCGAGGACCGCTTCCACTTCCACCGCACCGTCCTGTCCTATGTGGACACTCTCGCCCGGCAGGCCCCACTCCTGCTCGTCCTCGACGACCTGCACCGCGCCACCGAGGAAACCCTCGCCCTGCTCGCCACCCTGGTCACCGAACCCCCGCCGCGCCCCATCCGCATCGTCGCCACCCACCGCTCCACCCAGATCACCCCCGGCCTGGCCGACCTGCTCGCCCGCATCGCCCCCGCCGAACCCACCCGCGTCTACCTCACCGGCCTGCCCGAGTCCGCCACCGCCGACCTCGTCCGCACCACCGCCCAGCGCGAACTCCCGGCCCGCGTGCTGCACGCCATCCACGAACGCAGTGGCGGCAACCCCTTCTTCGCCCGCGAACTCGCCCGGCACTACGAGACCCAGGGCGACCTCGCTGTGCCGGCCGGGGTCCGCGAGGTGATCCGCCACCGCCTGGGCGCCCTGTCCGCGGACGCCCGCACCGTGCTCCGCCAGGCCGCCGTGATCGGCCGGGACCCCGACCTGGACCTGCTGATCACCCTGTCCGGCAACGAGAACCTGGTCCTGGACACCCTGGATGCCGCCCTGCTGCTGGGTTTCCTCACCGAGTCCGGCCCCGACCGCCTCCGGTTCGCACACGCCCTGGTCCGCGACACCCTCTACGAGGAGGTCTCCGAATCCCGCCGGTCCCGCTGGCACGCCACCCTCGCGCACACCCTGGAAAGCCTGCGCCCCAACGACATCGACGCCCTGGCCCACCACCACCTACTGGCCGGATCCCGTGCCCCCGCCGACCGTCGCGCGCACTACGCCGCCGCCGCGGCCCGCCTGGCCGAATCCCGCTTCGCCCCACACGAAGCCGCCCGCCACTACCAGGCCGCCCTCGACGCGCACGACGGCGACCCGCGCACCCGCCTCGAACTCCGGATGGGCCTGATCCGCAACCAGGCCGTCACCGGCCACCTGCACACCGCCCGCGACCAGCGCGCCGGCACCCTGGCCGAAGCCGAATCCCTCGGCGACCCCGAACTGACCGCCAGGGTCATCGCCGCCTTCGACGTGCCCGGCAGCTGGACCACCCACGACGACCCGGCGATCGCCGCCCAGGTGGTCGCCGTCACCGAACGCACCCTCGCCGCCCTGCCCCCGCACCGGATCGCCGACCGGGCCCGCCTACTGGCCACCCTCGCCATGGAACTCCGTGGCACCCGCTCCACCCGCGCCCGCACGGCCGCCGCCGAAGCCGAGTCCCTGGCCAGGGAGTTGACCGACCCGGCCCTGCTCGCCTTCGCCCTCAACGGCCGTTTCCTGCACACCTTCGACCACGCGGGCATGTCCCCGGAACGCGCCGCCCTCGGCCACGAACTCCTTGCCCTGTCCGGCGAACACGGCCTGATCACCTTCGAGGTCCTGGCCCACCTCATCCTGATCCAGGCCTGCGCCGCCCGGTCCGACTTCGCCGCCGCCGACCAGCACGCCACCGCCGTCGATCAACTCGCCGACCGCCACCAGCTCCCACTCGTGGCCGTCTTCACCGAGTTCTACGCCGCCCTGCGCCACTCCGCCGCTGGCCGGTTCACCGAATCCGAGGCCGCCTACCGCGCCGCCGCCACCCGCCTGGACACCGCAGGCATGCCCGGCCTCGCCAACAGCCTGCTGCCACTGTCCTTGCTGTCCTTGGATCTCCAGCGCAACTCACAGTCCACAGTGGACCTGACCGCGGAATGGGGCCCGTACCTGGACTGGGTCCGCCCACTGGCCCTGCTCGCCTCAGGCGAACGCCCCGCCGCCCTGGCCGCCGCCCGAGCCCTCCCGGACACCCCGGCCGACCTGCTCACCGAGGCCCGCCTTGCCCTGCTCGCCCGCACCGCCGTTGCCTTGCGGGACCGCGAACTCATCGAACGCGCGCACACCGAGCTGCTGCCCGCGGCCGGCGAACTCGCCGGTGCGGGCAGCGGCCTGCTCACCTTCGGCCCGGTGACCGGTTACCTGGCCGAGTTGGCCGCCGCACTCGGTCGCTAG
- a CDS encoding LLM class flavin-dependent oxidoreductase gives MTATTLTLGLDTFGDVPDSASQPEGIRLLVEQGVHAESAGVDYFGIGEHHTAEMPLSAPDLVLAAIAARTERIRLGSAVTVLSTDDPVRVFQRYATLDALSGGRAEVILGRGSSTESFPLFGFDLADYDELFAEKADLFAQLREEKPVTWTGKFRPALDGIEVFPHTTSGALPTWIGVGGTPLSVVRAAQHGLSLMLAIIGGPAARFRPFAELYRQTLKHTGGPDLPIGVHSPGHLAETDAIAREEFFPHYLDAFGRAARQRGFRPPTRESYEAEVGPRGALYVGSPETVATKIAATLRQLGATRFDLKYGMASLGHESLLRAIDLYGREVAPRVRELLSTH, from the coding sequence ATGACCGCCACGACCCTCACCCTCGGCCTGGACACCTTCGGCGACGTGCCGGACAGTGCCAGCCAGCCCGAGGGCATCCGCCTGCTGGTCGAGCAGGGTGTGCACGCCGAGTCCGCCGGGGTGGACTACTTCGGCATCGGCGAGCACCACACCGCCGAGATGCCGCTGTCCGCACCGGACCTGGTGCTGGCCGCCATCGCCGCCCGCACCGAGCGGATCCGGCTGGGCTCGGCGGTCACCGTGCTCAGCACCGACGACCCGGTCCGGGTCTTCCAGCGCTACGCCACCCTGGACGCGCTCTCCGGTGGCCGGGCCGAGGTGATCCTTGGCCGCGGCTCCAGCACCGAGTCCTTCCCGCTGTTCGGCTTCGACCTGGCCGACTACGACGAGCTGTTCGCCGAGAAGGCCGACCTGTTCGCCCAGCTGCGCGAGGAGAAGCCGGTCACCTGGACCGGAAAGTTCCGGCCCGCGCTGGACGGCATCGAGGTCTTCCCGCACACCACCTCCGGCGCACTGCCCACCTGGATCGGCGTCGGCGGCACCCCGCTGTCGGTGGTCCGCGCCGCCCAGCACGGACTGTCCCTGATGCTGGCGATCATCGGCGGTCCGGCCGCCCGGTTCCGCCCGTTCGCCGAGCTGTACCGGCAGACCCTCAAGCACACCGGCGGCCCGGACCTGCCCATCGGCGTGCACTCGCCGGGACACCTGGCCGAGACCGACGCGATCGCCCGCGAGGAGTTCTTCCCGCACTACCTGGACGCCTTCGGCCGGGCCGCCCGGCAACGCGGCTTCCGCCCGCCGACCAGGGAGTCCTACGAGGCGGAGGTCGGCCCGCGCGGCGCGCTCTACGTCGGCTCGCCGGAGACCGTGGCCACCAAGATCGCGGCCACCCTGCGGCAGCTCGGCGCGACCCGCTTCGACCTGAAGTACGGCATGGCCAGTCTGGGGCACGAGTCCCTGCTGCGGGCCATCGACCTGTACGGCCGCGAGGTAGCGCCCCGCGTCCGCGAACTGCTGTCCACCCACTGA
- a CDS encoding RICIN domain-containing protein: MSGKRFPLRKILLGALVPAAVLAMSTPASAAEATWRFQSAASGLCMEIGNASPAPGAPVQQFHCSSRATRINYVDAGGVRYRAMLKPVVSGLCVTVDDASIADGALLSQQPCTGAANQLFDVVPSEPPVGARRIRAAHSGKCVGVPPGATGTGVRLIQTTCANLWDQWQLMRP, encoded by the coding sequence ATGAGCGGCAAGCGCTTCCCACTGCGGAAGATCCTGCTCGGCGCGCTGGTCCCGGCCGCCGTCCTGGCCATGAGCACCCCGGCCTCGGCCGCGGAGGCGACCTGGCGGTTCCAGAGCGCCGCCAGCGGGCTCTGCATGGAGATCGGGAACGCCTCACCGGCTCCCGGCGCGCCGGTGCAGCAGTTCCACTGTTCCAGCCGGGCCACCCGGATCAACTACGTCGACGCGGGCGGGGTGCGCTACCGCGCCATGTTGAAGCCCGTGGTCAGCGGCCTGTGCGTCACCGTGGACGACGCCTCCATCGCCGACGGCGCGCTGCTCAGCCAGCAGCCGTGCACCGGTGCGGCCAACCAGCTCTTCGACGTGGTGCCCTCGGAACCACCGGTGGGCGCGCGGCGGATCAGGGCCGCGCACAGCGGCAAGTGCGTCGGGGTCCCGCCGGGGGCCACCGGCACCGGGGTCCGGCTGATCCAGACCACCTGCGCCAACCTCTGGGACCAGTGGCAGCTCATGCGTCCCTGA
- a CDS encoding helix-turn-helix transcriptional regulator codes for MGENRSTADELADFLRARRAALTPETVGVPTYGQPRRVPGLRRDEVAQLAGISVNYYTRLEQGESHQMSDSVLSALAAALQLNVDEHAHLLRLARPAQTVRRGTGPETVRPSMLTLLESNTEQAAVLVGRSTNLLGANRLGYALYGLRPDQRPNLTKLMFLSPEMRDLLPDWPEQARNAASYLRAATSDHPDDEMLAALIGELSIKSTDFARIWAEHPVAECLHKTQKFRHPLVGELVLQEEILRLPDDPSQRLIFLGAEPGTPSAERLRLLDSLVS; via the coding sequence ATGGGTGAGAACCGGAGCACGGCTGACGAGCTGGCCGACTTCCTGCGGGCCCGGCGGGCCGCGCTCACGCCGGAGACCGTCGGGGTGCCCACCTACGGCCAGCCACGCCGGGTGCCCGGCCTGCGCCGGGACGAGGTGGCCCAGCTGGCCGGGATCAGCGTGAACTACTACACCCGGCTTGAGCAAGGCGAGAGCCATCAGATGTCGGACTCGGTGCTGTCCGCGCTGGCCGCCGCCCTGCAGCTCAACGTGGACGAGCACGCGCACCTGCTCCGGCTGGCCCGCCCAGCCCAGACGGTGCGCCGCGGCACCGGTCCGGAGACGGTCCGGCCCTCGATGCTGACGTTGCTGGAGAGCAACACCGAACAGGCCGCGGTGCTGGTCGGCCGCAGCACCAACCTGCTGGGCGCCAACCGGCTGGGCTACGCCCTCTACGGCCTGCGCCCGGACCAGCGGCCGAACCTGACCAAGCTGATGTTCCTCTCCCCCGAGATGCGCGATCTGCTGCCGGACTGGCCGGAGCAGGCCCGCAACGCCGCCTCCTACCTGCGGGCGGCGACCAGTGATCATCCGGATGACGAGATGCTGGCGGCGCTGATCGGCGAGCTGAGCATCAAGAGCACGGATTTCGCCCGGATCTGGGCCGAGCATCCGGTGGCGGAATGCCTGCACAAGACGCAGAAGTTCCGGCATCCGCTGGTCGGCGAGCTGGTGTTGCAGGAGGAGATCCTGCGGCTGCCGGATGATCCGAGTCAGCGGCTGATCTTCCTGGGCGCGGAGCCGGGCACGCCTTCGGCCGAACGGTTGCGATTGCTGGACTCGCTGGTGTCCTAG
- a CDS encoding alpha/beta fold hydrolase, translated as MTPRITGFDYQRITVAPDVALNVAVGGTGRPIVLLHGFPQTHLMWRHVAADLAADHTVIVPDLRGYGASDKPAEGYAKRTMAADIVTLAAALGHQRFALAGHDRGALVAIRAGLDHPDVVTHLASLDVLPTADMWQVMRGRSAAIGFHLYLMAQPPGLPEAMISASADAFFGYFLDLWTKDPAAIPAEIRAAYLDACRDAVPSIVADYRASAGVDVEHDQADRAAGNQLRMPVTVLQQDWGSALGFDAAGLWRAWAPAVEHKTVSCGHFMAEEAPAVVVGALRELLARRPVTGSRAGSR; from the coding sequence ATGACACCCAGGATCACCGGATTCGACTACCAGCGGATCACCGTCGCACCGGACGTGGCACTGAATGTGGCGGTGGGCGGGACCGGTCGCCCGATCGTGCTGCTGCACGGCTTCCCGCAAACGCACCTGATGTGGCGGCACGTGGCCGCCGACCTGGCCGCCGACCACACCGTCATCGTGCCCGACCTGCGCGGCTACGGGGCCAGCGACAAACCGGCCGAGGGCTACGCCAAGCGCACCATGGCCGCGGACATCGTCACGTTGGCCGCGGCGCTGGGGCACCAGCGGTTCGCACTGGCCGGGCACGACCGGGGCGCGCTGGTCGCGATCCGGGCCGGACTGGATCACCCGGACGTGGTCACCCACCTGGCCTCGCTGGACGTGCTGCCGACCGCGGACATGTGGCAGGTCATGCGCGGGCGGTCGGCGGCGATCGGCTTCCACCTCTACCTGATGGCCCAGCCGCCGGGACTGCCGGAGGCGATGATCAGTGCCAGCGCGGACGCCTTCTTCGGCTACTTCCTGGATCTCTGGACCAAGGATCCGGCCGCGATCCCGGCCGAGATCCGCGCGGCCTACCTGGACGCCTGCCGGGACGCGGTGCCCTCGATCGTCGCGGACTACCGGGCCAGCGCCGGGGTGGACGTCGAGCACGACCAGGCGGACCGGGCGGCGGGCAACCAGCTGCGGATGCCGGTGACGGTGTTGCAGCAGGACTGGGGGTCGGCGCTGGGCTTCGACGCGGCCGGGCTGTGGCGGGCCTGGGCGCCCGCGGTCGAGCACAAGACGGTGTCCTGCGGGCATTTCATGGCCGAGGAGGCGCCCGCGGTGGTGGTCGGCGCGTTGCGGGAACTGCTGGCCCGCCGGCCCGTCACCGGTTCGCGCGCAGGTAGCCGGTGA
- a CDS encoding TetR/AcrR family transcriptional regulator: MRDEVAHVVIDPVLHLVLDHGLRRARISIGSLYQYYPNKDAILAELLTRHLDGDRAAETLRQYRDRPDPIEEIVRVFVHTVIENHLDDPALLRVMIEQAPRSGELLERVTRLEWAMIGDLRELFERHPEVLVRDKDTAARLVASTVELTVHQLIAAPGSIDTTRLEHELVAMITGYLRANR; the protein is encoded by the coding sequence GTGCGCGATGAAGTGGCGCACGTGGTGATCGATCCGGTCCTGCACCTTGTCCTTGACCATGGCCTCCGGCGGGCCCGGATCTCGATCGGCTCGCTGTACCAGTACTACCCCAACAAGGACGCGATCCTGGCCGAGTTGCTCACCCGCCACCTCGACGGCGACCGGGCCGCCGAGACGCTGCGCCAGTACCGGGACCGGCCGGACCCGATCGAGGAGATCGTCCGGGTGTTCGTGCACACCGTGATCGAGAACCATCTCGACGATCCGGCGCTGCTGCGGGTGATGATCGAGCAGGCGCCCCGCTCCGGCGAGCTGCTGGAGCGGGTGACCCGGCTGGAGTGGGCGATGATCGGCGACCTGCGCGAGCTGTTCGAGCGGCATCCGGAAGTCCTGGTGCGGGACAAGGACACCGCCGCCCGGCTGGTGGCCTCGACGGTGGAGCTGACCGTGCACCAGCTCATCGCCGCCCCCGGCTCCATCGACACCACCCGGCTGGAGCACGAGCTGGTCGCGATGATCACCGGCTACCTGCGCGCGAACCGGTGA